One window of Thermocoleostomius sinensis A174 genomic DNA carries:
- the bcsA gene encoding UDP-forming cellulose synthase catalytic subunit, with amino-acid sequence MVSPSSKPHRTPAWLDRFKENFTHWLVDDIPQLFDWLLQWLSRRQLIVLLSCLLWLFTPLISVRPTLWQQGFVALLLISVGRFLLHLEERQRRSTTSEQLHLLLMCLSVMVTLRYFYYRTIYTLNFDTWVNTVFSVLLYMAEMYAIATLMLAYFQTARIRHREPIDISTIPENNLPTVDVYIPTYNEDVEIVRKTILGALAIDYPAAKKRVYVLDDGRKFHDRRIHLYRICEELGCTLLTRTNNDHAKAGNINTALQKTHGDLILILDCDHIPSRPFLQETVGFFLDEKVALVQTPHWFYNPDPFERNLKTGGRVPVGNELFYKVLQKGNDFWNAAFFCGSAAIVRRKPLMEVGGIAVETVTEDCHTSLRLHSLGYRTVYYDKIMVAGLAPEKFSAYVGQQVRWARGMAQILRLEHPLVNPKLKLSIGQRLCYFSATSHFFFGFPRLMYAVAPTLFLLFGINSVRGLGLETLFYALPHIVLSMQTNHIRYRHVRFSFWNEIYEFAMSFQAGIVTMLAMVNPKLGKFNVTDKGLTVTERKFDLDSIRYLVILGAITSASLIAVPFWLLLSPRDTEAVLINALWCTFNILLVLAACLAAFEQPQLRSAHRLPRQLTAIIHSGDHSWTGRTMNVSESGASILLDVWPNIPDQVRVELIGDFGARALLDAEVVRGIATDRLETVLAVNFINVSRTQLDDLILVIFSDVQEWYSQKRREADKPLDSLRFISNSLRRAFREFRPEIGVKVRKYVDADVQLYWEGWEGSSYNAKLTEMGLRELRLEYSGPSILHLDAVRVTQPLVALAMGHDKTDPYAYSLLAQVQMVEELPPLPADYFSETYVQRVAIELRFPEFLDRQQQNKIRRILQLLDSERENSLSA; translated from the coding sequence ATGGTCAGTCCTTCTTCCAAGCCGCATCGAACCCCAGCATGGCTCGATCGATTTAAGGAAAATTTTACACATTGGCTGGTAGACGATATTCCACAGCTATTTGATTGGCTGTTGCAGTGGTTAAGCCGTCGCCAGTTAATTGTGCTATTAAGCTGTTTGTTGTGGCTCTTCACCCCGCTCATCTCAGTGCGTCCAACACTTTGGCAACAGGGATTTGTGGCACTGTTGTTAATTAGCGTAGGACGGTTTTTGCTGCATTTAGAAGAACGACAGCGACGATCGACAACGAGCGAGCAGTTACATTTACTGTTGATGTGCCTGAGTGTGATGGTGACATTGCGGTACTTCTATTACCGCACAATTTATACCCTCAACTTTGATACGTGGGTGAATACAGTTTTTTCTGTTCTGTTATATATGGCAGAGATGTATGCTATCGCTACGTTGATGTTGGCATACTTTCAAACGGCCCGAATTCGACATCGGGAACCGATCGACATTTCTACCATTCCTGAGAACAACTTACCCACGGTTGATGTCTACATTCCCACCTATAACGAAGATGTAGAAATTGTACGGAAAACCATCCTGGGTGCATTGGCGATCGACTATCCAGCCGCGAAGAAACGAGTGTATGTGCTAGATGATGGCCGCAAGTTTCACGATCGCCGTATTCACCTCTATCGCATTTGTGAAGAGTTGGGCTGTACACTGTTAACCCGAACTAATAACGATCATGCGAAAGCGGGGAATATCAACACAGCACTGCAAAAAACGCACGGCGATCTGATTTTGATTCTTGATTGTGATCACATTCCCTCGCGCCCATTTCTACAAGAAACGGTTGGATTTTTCTTAGATGAAAAAGTAGCACTGGTGCAAACCCCGCACTGGTTCTATAATCCTGATCCGTTTGAGCGCAACTTGAAAACGGGCGGACGTGTGCCTGTTGGCAATGAGTTGTTCTACAAAGTCTTGCAGAAAGGAAATGATTTCTGGAACGCGGCGTTCTTCTGTGGTTCAGCGGCGATCGTGCGACGTAAACCGCTGATGGAAGTGGGCGGCATTGCGGTAGAAACGGTGACAGAAGATTGTCATACCTCACTGCGGCTGCATTCACTAGGCTACCGAACGGTGTATTACGACAAAATCATGGTGGCAGGATTAGCCCCCGAAAAATTCTCGGCCTATGTGGGGCAACAGGTGCGCTGGGCGCGGGGCATGGCGCAAATTTTGCGGCTAGAGCATCCCTTAGTAAACCCCAAACTGAAGCTCAGCATTGGGCAACGATTGTGTTATTTCAGTGCCACCTCTCACTTCTTCTTTGGCTTTCCTCGCCTGATGTATGCCGTCGCTCCAACACTATTTCTGTTGTTTGGTATCAACTCAGTCCGTGGTTTGGGTCTAGAAACGTTGTTTTATGCGTTGCCGCACATTGTACTATCGATGCAAACCAACCACATTCGCTATCGACATGTCCGCTTTTCGTTCTGGAACGAAATTTATGAATTTGCCATGTCGTTCCAAGCAGGAATTGTAACGATGCTGGCGATGGTGAATCCCAAACTCGGCAAATTTAACGTCACCGATAAAGGGTTAACCGTCACTGAACGTAAGTTTGACCTAGACTCGATTCGCTATTTGGTGATTTTGGGAGCTATTACCAGTGCCTCACTGATTGCAGTTCCGTTTTGGCTCTTGCTCAGCCCCCGCGATACAGAGGCGGTTCTAATTAATGCCCTATGGTGTACGTTTAATATTCTGCTGGTGCTAGCTGCCTGTTTAGCTGCATTCGAGCAACCCCAACTACGCAGTGCCCACCGTTTACCGCGCCAATTGACCGCCATTATCCACAGTGGCGATCACAGTTGGACCGGACGAACCATGAACGTCAGCGAATCCGGTGCGTCGATTTTGTTGGATGTTTGGCCCAATATTCCCGATCAGGTGCGGGTGGAGTTGATTGGCGATTTTGGCGCACGGGCGTTATTAGACGCAGAAGTGGTGCGCGGCATTGCCACCGACAGGCTAGAAACCGTACTCGCAGTGAATTTCATCAATGTTAGTCGTACTCAATTAGATGATTTGATTTTAGTGATCTTTTCCGATGTGCAAGAGTGGTACTCGCAGAAGCGCCGAGAGGCTGATAAGCCCCTAGATTCGCTGCGGTTCATTTCTAATAGCCTCAGACGAGCCTTTCGCGAATTTCGCCCAGAGATTGGGGTCAAGGTGCGCAAATATGTGGATGCTGATGTGCAGCTTTACTGGGAAGGCTGGGAAGGGAGTTCTTACAATGCTAAACTCACCGAGATGGGACTACGAGAGTTGCGGTTGGAATATAGTGGGCCATCGATTTTGCACCTAGATGCTGTTCGAGTGACGCAACCCCTAGTTGCATTGGCTATGGGGCATGACAAAACTGACCCCTATGCCTATAGTTTGCTAGCCCAGGTACAAATGGTGGAAGAATTGCCGCCGCTTCCGGCTGATTATTTTTCCGAAACGTATGTACAACGAGTGGCGATCGAACTGCGCTTTCCCGAATTTCTCGATCGGCAGCAGCAGAACAAAATTCGGCGCATTTTGCAGTTGCTAGATAGTGAACGGGAAAATTCCCTGTCGGCTTAG